A genomic window from Gambusia affinis linkage group LG16, SWU_Gaff_1.0, whole genome shotgun sequence includes:
- the LOC122845626 gene encoding potassium channel subfamily K member 16-like, giving the protein MAWFHLARVKVNWTALLILAHFTYLLIGAIIFQVLEREAESNNRNYFQLEKLHFLANYTCLDGPALEKFVQVILYAWEKGVNPSGNSTNPSNWDFSSSFFFAGTVVTTIGYGNLSPSTVSGQVFCVFYALCGIPLNLAFLKQMGKCLTIHLGRLETGMVAVVPHKKAVEALAVSLFFITGSLLFLVIPPLLFSYVEGWTFGEAFYFAFITLSTIGFGDYVVGTDPGKEYISLYRCLAGIWIIFALAWLALILNMGVRIMENLVILTHPGFKKHEEEDEDVSSSKLEVTSKI; this is encoded by the exons ATGGCGTGGTTTCATCTGGCTCGGGTCAAAGTGAACTGGACAGCACTTTTAATTTTGGCCCACTTCACATACCTGCTGATCGGGGCCATCATCTTCCAGGTTCTGGAAAGAGAAGCCGAGAGCAACAACAGAAACTATTTCCAGCTGGAAAAACTACATTTCCTGGCTAATTACACCTGCTTGGATGGTCCTGCCTTGGAGAAGTTTGTCcag GTGATTTTATATGCCTGGGAAAAGGGAGTGAACCCCTCAGGCAACTCAACCAACCCCAGTAACTGGGATTTCAGCAGCTCCTTCTTTTTTGCTGGCACAGTCGTCACAACCATTG GTTACGGAAACCTCTCCCCGAGCACTGTGTCCGGTCaggtgttttgtgtgttttacgCACTCTGTGGTATTCCTCTGAACCTGGCTTTCCTGAAACAAATGGGCAAGTGTCTGACTATTCATCTGGGTCGACTAGAGACAGGGATGGTGGCAGTTGTTCCTCACAAG AAAGCCGTGGAAGCCCTGGCAGTCAGTTTGTTCTTCATCACCGGCAGCCTGCTGTTTCTTGTCATCCCTCCTCTTCTGTTCAGTTATGTGGAAGGCTGGACGTTTGGAGAGGCCTTCTACTTTGCCTTCATTACCCTCAGCACCATTGGTTTTGGAGATTATGTAGTGG GCACCGACCCAGGAAAGGAGTACATTTCCTTGTACCGCTGCCTTGCGGGCATTTGGATCATCTTCGCGCTTGCTTGGCTCGCGCTTATCCTCAACATGGGAGTGAGAATCATGGAGAACCTGGTTATCCTGACTCACCCAGGTTTTAAGAAGCAcgaagaagaggatgaggacGTTTCCTCCAGTAAATTAGAAGTCACATCAAAGATCTGA
- the kcnk17 gene encoding potassium channel subfamily K member 17, with product MGVKEMLNLARVPSILMLGVIYVVYVLIGGVIFWKLEGDLGRKDLSKLLLNKQRLLMTYSCLNQEGLEDVAQVVRDVSKVGLSLKGNQTADGFWKFTSSAVFAATVVTTIGYGNMSPSTTVGQIFCVFFALFGIPLNVVVLNRVGKYMLALERNVSDFLQGKSGRKGCTRFFVHLFCYICGTVLFFIMPMLVFQQQEGWTYSQAIYYCFITLSTIGFGDFVADSNPDKDYPDWYSVLMASWIFFGLAWLALLINHSIDILERLNSLLKKGCCGEKTLEESESADNDNPDTQMEHDEMKKSPINQ from the exons ATGGGAGTGAAGGAGATGTTAAATCTGGCCCGGGTGCCATCCATTCTCATGCTTGGTGTGATTTATGTGGTCTACGTGCTGATTGGTGGCGTGATTTTCTGGAAGCTGGAAGGAGATCTTGGAAGGAAGGATCTCTCCAAGTTGCTCCTTAACAAACAGAGGCTGCTAATGACATACAGCTGCCTGAACCAAGAAGGTCTAGAGGACGTGGCTCAG GTTGTTCGAGATGTATCAAAGGTTGGTCTGAGTTTGAAAGGCAACCAAACTGCAGACGGCTTCTGGAAATTCACCAGCTCGGCTGTGTTTGCTGCCACTGTGGTCACAACTATAG GTTATGGAAACATGAGCCCCAGCACAACAGTTGGTCAGATCTTCTGCGTCTTCTTTGCACTCTTTGGGATTCCTCTCAACGTAGTGGTGCTCAACAGAGTGGGCAAGTACATGCTCGCATTGGAGAGAAATGTCTCAGACTTCCTGCAAGGCAAATCTGGACGAAAG GGGTGCACACGGTTTTTTGTCCACCTGTTCTGCTACATCTGTGGCACCGTCCTGTTCTTCATCATGCCCATGCTTGTGTTCCAGCAGCAGGAGGGCTGGACCTACTCCCAGGCTATCTATTACTGCTTCATCACCCTCAGCACCATTGGTTTTGGGGATTTTGTAGCAG ATAGTAATCCAGACAAAGACTACCCTGACTGGTATAGCGTCCTCATGGCCTCGTGGATCTTTTTTGGCCTGGCCTGGCTCGCCCTGCTCATCAACCACTCCATTGACATCCTGGAGCGGCTTAACTCCCTCCTCAAAAAAGGCTGCTGTGGTGAGAAGACTCTGGAAGAGTCTGAGAGCGCAGACAACGACAATCCCGACACTCAAATGGAGCATGATGAGATGAAGAAGTCTCCGATAAATCAGTAA